In one window of Candidatus Poribacteria bacterium DNA:
- a CDS encoding phytanoyl-CoA dioxygenase family protein: MAYVPAAEARDDRHQVAVEDYRHYHAQGFLIVRGLVPDADVQAMLEHGMGILDGSVSLPNVPTPPPGATRDELLRRFSRIHMLHRTDAMHEQYLLHPKILDVQEALIGPDVLCLQTMLFFNAPGMGGQGWHQDSAYITVYPDTLNGAWLALDRADEENGCLWVVPGSHHEPIYPPGGESRVHAAGAFSDLERVDHISHLDDEVNTLTRVVRKYAPAIPVVLDPGDVVFFDGHLLHRSHPNRAESRWRRAFVCHYSNARSWVPWNHGAPYEGETANYLHILGRGTTHLPYSDRHFPALGTRTSSRSRRKRTSA; this comes from the coding sequence GTGGCATACGTACCGGCGGCGGAGGCACGAGATGATCGCCATCAGGTGGCGGTCGAGGACTATCGGCACTATCACGCCCAGGGGTTCCTCATCGTCCGAGGGCTCGTCCCGGACGCGGACGTCCAGGCGATGCTCGAGCACGGCATGGGTATCCTCGACGGGAGCGTGTCCCTGCCGAACGTCCCAACTCCGCCGCCGGGGGCGACGCGCGACGAACTCCTCCGCCGCTTCTCGCGCATCCACATGCTCCACCGCACCGACGCGATGCACGAGCAGTACCTGCTCCACCCGAAGATCCTAGACGTCCAGGAGGCGTTGATCGGGCCCGACGTTCTCTGCCTCCAGACGATGCTCTTCTTCAACGCGCCGGGCATGGGCGGTCAGGGATGGCATCAGGACTCAGCCTACATCACCGTCTACCCCGACACGCTGAACGGCGCTTGGCTGGCGCTGGATCGCGCGGACGAGGAGAACGGCTGCCTGTGGGTCGTGCCGGGTTCTCACCACGAGCCGATCTACCCGCCCGGCGGAGAGAGCCGTGTCCACGCGGCGGGAGCCTTTTCCGATCTGGAGCGAGTTGACCACATCAGCCACCTCGACGACGAGGTGAACACGCTGACGCGCGTCGTGCGCAAGTATGCGCCTGCGATCCCCGTCGTGCTGGATCCGGGCGATGTCGTCTTCTTCGACGGGCACCTGCTCCACCGCTCGCACCCGAATCGCGCCGAATCCCGATGGCGACGCGCCTTCGTGTGCCACTACTCAAACGCCCGCTCGTGGGTTCCGTGGAACCATGGAGCGCCCTACGAGGGCGAAACCGCCAACTACCTGCACATCCTCGGGCGAGGAACGACCCACCTGCCCTACTCGGATCGCCACTTCCCAGCACTCGGAACCAGGACGAGCTCTCGCAGCAGGCGCAAGCGTACGTCGGCGTAG